One part of the Kryptolebias marmoratus isolate JLee-2015 linkage group LG13, ASM164957v2, whole genome shotgun sequence genome encodes these proteins:
- the ccdc169 gene encoding coiled-coil domain containing 169: MAKDNDYSKYDLSRLRAELEEEKEMKAMLEESVSELRRTVCELQERLLSVDEQGNEWKTRYETQVELNGHLDKQVSLIQERLEDIRGNPTDRLAFIRSYDDVAVETLKQHLKLLTKERSDLQSQLMDCHLQIEQEGKAFHKTNDERRAYLTEIAMLSSTHVTQRSHYSHHRQGAPGSKQIRGKQTRRKTQVGSNKEKEAEEEAERVNGGGGGGGGGGGGGGDDDSTAERRVERKSQKESRLPTLKHYEKHHS, from the exons ATGGCTAAAGACAACGACTACAGTAAGTACGACTTGTCGCGGCTCAGGGCGGAGCTcgaagaagaaaaggagatgaa AGCAATGCTCGAGGAATCGGTGTCTGAGCTGAGGAGAACTGTGTGTGAGCTCCAAGAAAGACTGCTCAGCGTTGACGAACAAG GGAATGAGTGGAAGACGAGATATGAGACACAGGTGGAGCTAAATGGACACTTGGACAAGCAGGTGTCTCTCATTCAGGAGAGGCTGGAGGACATAAGAGGAAACCCTACAG ATCGACTGGCTTTTATCCGATCATATGATGACGTGGCAGTT GAAACACTTAAACAACATCTAAAGCTCCTGACCAAGGAGAGGTCTGACCTCCAGAGTCAGCTAATGGACTGTCACCTTCAAATCGAGCAGGAAGGAAAG GCGTTCCATAAAACCAATGATGAGAGGCGGGCATATCTCACAGAAATTGCTATG CTGTCTTCTACCCATGTGACCCAAAGAAGTCATTATTCCCATCACCGACAGGGGGCGCCAGGGAGCAAACAGATCAG AGGGAAGCAGACCCGTAGGAAGACACAGGTTGGctccaacaaagaaaaagaggcAGAAGAAGAGGCAGAGCGTGtgaatggaggaggaggaggaggaggaggaggaggaggtggtggtggtgatgatgattcAACAGCAGAGAGAAGAGTGGAGAGGAAATCCCAAAAGGAAAGCAGGTTACCTACTCTAAAGCATTACGAGAAACACCATTCTTGA